The following coding sequences are from one Neosynechococcus sphagnicola sy1 window:
- the trpC gene encoding indole-3-glycerol phosphate synthase TrpC: MIAEVKKASPSKGILREDFDPVAIAQAYERGGASCLSVLTDRKFFQGSFENLSRVRAAVDLPLLCKEFILYPYQIYLARSRGADAVLLIAAILSDASLHYFLKISHALQMTALIEVHTLEELDRVLTIPEVQLVGINNRNLADFSVSLQTTCALLAARESQLRERGILIVSESGLHTPADLHQVAAAGAQAVLVGEALVKQPDPAQALLALTGADQAVRHEIPT, from the coding sequence GTGATTGCTGAGGTCAAAAAGGCATCGCCGAGTAAGGGGATACTGCGGGAAGATTTTGATCCCGTCGCGATCGCCCAAGCCTACGAACGTGGCGGGGCTTCCTGTTTGTCGGTGCTGACTGATAGAAAATTCTTCCAGGGGAGCTTTGAAAATCTCAGTCGGGTGCGAGCTGCCGTTGATTTGCCCCTGCTGTGTAAGGAATTTATCCTCTACCCCTACCAGATCTACCTGGCGCGGTCGCGGGGAGCAGATGCCGTCTTGTTGATTGCGGCCATCCTCAGTGATGCGTCATTGCACTACTTTCTCAAGATCAGTCATGCCCTGCAAATGACAGCCTTGATTGAAGTCCATACCTTGGAAGAGTTAGATCGGGTCTTGACGATTCCAGAAGTGCAGTTGGTGGGGATCAATAATCGGAATTTGGCAGATTTTTCCGTGAGCCTGCAAACGACCTGTGCCTTGTTGGCCGCCAGGGAATCCCAACTGCGAGAGCGGGGAATTCTGATTGTCAGTGAATCCGGACTTCACACCCCTGCCGATTTGCATCAGGTTGCAGCCGCTGGTGCCCAAGCCGTTTTAGTGGGAGAGGCCTTGGTCAAACAACCCGATCCGGCACAAGCATTGCTGGCGTTGACAGGGGCTGATCAAGCTGTTCGGCATGAGATTCCCACGTAG
- a CDS encoding DUF5340 domain-containing protein: MDPIPLPSHIHYELLLQLLERQTMFAVSQPQQEQVHQLISTLRKALTQQKQLEDSCQRAHLPIEFRWSLNRTEPGPPLSADPN, from the coding sequence ATGGATCCGATTCCCCTCCCGTCCCATATTCACTACGAGCTACTGTTGCAACTACTAGAGCGCCAGACCATGTTTGCCGTCAGTCAACCTCAGCAAGAGCAGGTGCATCAGTTGATCAGCACCTTGCGCAAAGCCCTGACCCAACAGAAACAGCTGGAGGATAGCTGCCAACGAGCCCATTTACCCATTGAGTTTCGCTGGTCTTTGAATCGCACAGAGCCGGGGCCGCCCCTGTCTGCCGATCCAAATTAG
- a CDS encoding SRPBCC domain-containing protein: MPSLHTAIEIQASRQQVWQALCQKQHWWKWNSFLYDRDPGLTFQLGQSVSLSLCRLPGEVATMFQAKVTVLQPRVCLQWIATAPGFMSEHSFELLDAGAGRTTYIHRQMISGRLTRIFLPFIRREEHQGMVRMAQQLKRYLEEEFYDRRADG, translated from the coding sequence ATGCCAAGCCTCCACACTGCGATTGAAATTCAAGCCTCCCGGCAGCAAGTGTGGCAGGCTCTTTGCCAAAAGCAACACTGGTGGAAGTGGAATAGCTTTTTGTACGACCGCGATCCCGGTCTCACATTTCAGCTGGGGCAGTCAGTCAGTCTATCCCTCTGTCGCTTGCCAGGAGAAGTAGCGACGATGTTCCAAGCTAAGGTAACTGTCCTCCAACCGCGGGTCTGTCTCCAGTGGATTGCCACTGCTCCTGGGTTTATGAGTGAACATAGCTTTGAACTGTTAGATGCCGGAGCCGGGAGAACAACCTATATCCATCGTCAGATGATTTCAGGACGCCTAACACGGATATTTTTACCCTTCATCCGTCGAGAAGAACATCAAGGGATGGTGCGCATGGCTCAACAACTCAAACGTTACCTGGAGGAGGAGTTTTACGATCGCAGGGCAGATGGCTAA
- a CDS encoding malic enzyme-like NAD(P)-binding protein has translation MVNLTPTSSFSVTIRIQIPNHAGMLANVTQAIAAAGGNLGQIDLIEQTRNFLIRELTVDAVSSNHAEEIVQAVKAVPEAQVLNVFDRTFNLHRGGKIHVESKIPLKNQMDLAMAYTPGVGRICTEIAQNPEQVYNLTIKGNMIAIVTDGSAVLGLGNLGPEAALPVMEGKAMLFKEFAGLDAFPICLATQDTDQIVEVVKQIAPVFGGVNLEDIAAPRCFEIEERLSQELDIPVFHDDQHGTAIVSLAALINALKLVNKSLEMVKIVINGAGAAGVAIARLLRKAGATQICLCDSKGILSLSRSDLNPQKQEFAVTAAGTLADALQGADVFLGVSVPGVLTPEMVQTMARDPIVFAMANPIPEIQPELVRGIVAVMATGRSDYPNQINNVLAFPGLFRGALDCRAKALTMTMYLEAAQAIASLVKPSDLHPEQIIPSVFDPRVATTVAAAVQRAARQEGLAGR, from the coding sequence ATGGTTAACCTGACTCCTACTTCTAGTTTTAGTGTGACCATTCGCATTCAGATTCCCAATCATGCCGGAATGTTAGCGAATGTTACCCAGGCGATCGCCGCCGCTGGTGGCAATCTGGGGCAAATTGACTTGATTGAGCAAACGCGTAATTTCTTGATCCGAGAGCTTACCGTGGATGCGGTCAGCAGTAACCACGCCGAAGAAATTGTCCAGGCTGTCAAAGCGGTGCCCGAGGCCCAGGTTCTCAATGTCTTCGATCGCACCTTCAACTTGCATCGGGGCGGTAAGATCCACGTCGAAAGCAAAATTCCGCTGAAGAACCAAATGGATCTGGCCATGGCCTATACCCCCGGCGTGGGACGCATCTGTACCGAAATTGCCCAAAACCCTGAGCAGGTTTACAACCTGACCATCAAAGGCAATATGATTGCCATCGTCACCGACGGTAGTGCCGTTTTAGGGTTGGGGAATCTAGGGCCAGAGGCAGCCTTGCCCGTGATGGAAGGCAAAGCCATGCTGTTTAAGGAGTTTGCAGGACTGGATGCCTTCCCCATCTGTCTGGCAACCCAAGATACCGATCAGATCGTGGAAGTTGTGAAGCAAATTGCCCCGGTCTTTGGGGGGGTCAACCTAGAAGATATTGCTGCCCCCCGCTGCTTTGAAATTGAAGAACGGCTGAGCCAGGAACTAGACATTCCCGTCTTCCATGATGACCAGCACGGCACAGCCATTGTCAGTTTGGCCGCCCTGATCAATGCCTTGAAGCTGGTGAATAAATCCCTGGAGATGGTCAAAATTGTGATCAATGGGGCGGGAGCCGCTGGCGTGGCGATCGCCCGTCTCCTCCGCAAGGCTGGCGCGACTCAGATCTGCCTCTGTGACTCCAAAGGAATTCTCTCCCTTAGTCGCAGTGATCTCAACCCTCAGAAACAGGAATTTGCGGTGACGGCGGCGGGAACCCTCGCCGATGCCCTTCAGGGTGCCGATGTGTTCCTGGGAGTCAGCGTCCCTGGGGTTTTGACCCCAGAAATGGTGCAGACCATGGCCAGGGATCCCATCGTATTTGCCATGGCCAATCCCATTCCTGAAATTCAGCCAGAACTGGTCAGAGGGATTGTTGCTGTCATGGCAACGGGGCGCAGTGATTACCCCAATCAAATCAACAATGTCTTGGCTTTCCCTGGACTGTTTCGGGGTGCCCTCGACTGTCGCGCTAAAGCTCTGACCATGACGATGTACCTAGAGGCGGCCCAGGCGATCGCCTCCTTGGTGAAGCCCAGTGATCTGCATCCGGAACAGATCATTCCCTCTGTCTTCGATCCACGGGTAGCAACCACCGTTGCCGCAGCTGTGCAGCGAGCCGCACGTCAGGAAGGTTTAGCAGGGCGGTAG